From a region of the Sesamum indicum cultivar Zhongzhi No. 13 linkage group LG3, S_indicum_v1.0, whole genome shotgun sequence genome:
- the LOC105156877 gene encoding pectinesterase-like — MAAKAAVAGLAAILVVAMVVAVAVGVTKRQSESGSISAGSTKAVQNVCAPTDYKDTCEQSLSNANTTDPKELIKAAFEFTEKNIGDVIKNSPLFKEAANDDGTKQALAICQEVLDTAIDDLKRSFDKVGEFDASKANEYLEDLKTWLSAVITNHETCIDAFENTTGDTGEKMKNVLQTARQMSSNGLAMVSNMSSIFTSLQVGSTASRKLLSEEEADLFISIKQRRLMGLQPNAVVAQDGSGQFKTISAAIATVPQKNNQPFVIHVKAGVYKEYVEIPKKVNKIVLIGDGPLKTRISGRKNYAEGVKTFHTATVSVNADEFFAKDIGFENTAGPQGHQAVALRVSGDRAIFHNVHIDGYQDTLYAHTYRQYYRDCSISGTIDFIFGDAQALFQNCKFVVRKPGPNQACMVTAQGRVERHSLGATVIQNGDFVAEPALLQAAPPVKVYLGRPWKQLSRTIIMQSNIGGFVLPEGWSVWDGNFALNTLYYAEYQNRGPGSDTKNRVQWPGIQHFSPQMAESWTGAKMYQGDEWIRNSGVPYVPTMMKV, encoded by the exons ATGGCTGCAAAAGCAGCGGTTGCCGGGCTCGCTGCCATCCTCGTGGTGGCGATGGTTGTCGCTGTGGCAGTTGGTGTTACAAAGAGACAAAGTGAATCAGGCTCCATCAGTGCCGGCTCTACCAAGGCCGTGCAGAACGTTTGCGCCCCTACTGACTACAAAGACACTTGTGAACAGAGCCTTTCCAATGCCAACACCACAGACCCGAAGGAGCTGATCAAGGCCGCATTTGAATTTACCGAGAAAAATATAGGCGACGTGATCAAGAACTCGCCTCTGTTCAAAGAAGCAGCCAATGATGATGGCACCAAACAAGCATTGGCGATCTGCCAAGAAGTGCTTGACACAGCCATTGATGATCTCAAGAGGTCATTCGACAAGGTCGGTGAATTCGACGCCTCCAAGGCCAATGAGTATCTTGAGGACCTCAAGACGTGGCTTAGTGCTGTAATCACGAACCATGAAACTTGCATTGATGCCTTTGAGAACACCACAG gCGACACTGGGGAAAAGATGAAGAACGTGCTGCAAACTGCCAGGCAGATGTCGAGCAATGGCCTTGCCATGGTATCAAATATGTCATCAATCTTTACGTCGTTACAGGTGGGGAGCACTGCCAGCCGGAAGCTTCTCTCCGAGGAAGAAGCCGACCTATTCATATCCATCAAACAAAGGAGACTCATGGGGTTGCAGCCCAATGCCGTGGTGGCCCAAGATGGAAGCGGGCAGTTCAAGACGATTAGCGCCGCCATTGCAACTGTGCCTCAGAAGAATAACCAACCGTTCGTGATTCATGTGAAGGCTGGTGTGTACAAGGAGTATGTCGAAATCCCCAAGAAGGTGAACAAAATTGTACTGATCGGAGATGGTCCATTGAAGACAAGAATTAGTGGGAGAAAGAACTATGCTGAAGGTGTTAAGACCTTCCACACTGCCACTGTTT CTGTTAATGCAGACGAATTCTTCGCAAAGGACATCGGATTTGAAAACACAGCCGGTCCCCAGGGACACCAAGCCGTGGCCCTACGCGTCTCTGGCGATCGTGCCATCTTCCACAATGTCCACATTGACGGCTATCAGGACACTCTCTACGCTCACACCTACCGCCAGTACTATCGCGACTGCTCCATCTCGGGCACCATCGACTTCATCTTCGGCGACGCCCAAGCCCTTTTCCAGAACTGCAAATTCGTGGTCCGGAAGCCAGGGCCCAACCAGGCCTGCATGGTCACCGCCCAAGGCCGCGTCGAGCGCCACAGTCTGGGCGCCACCGTTATCCAGAATGGCGATTTCGTGGCTGAGCCAGCATTGCTTCAGGCTGCACCACCCGTTAAGGTTTACCTTGGCCGCCCATGGAAGCAGCTCTCAAGGACCATTATCATGCAATCCAACATCGGCGGGTTTGTTTTACCTGAAGGTTGGTCGGTATGGGACGGAAATTTCGCTCTGAACACACTGTACTACGCAGAGTACCAGAACCGCGGCCCCGGGTCGGATACAAAGAACCGGGTCCAGTGGCCGGGGATCCAACACTTCAGTCCACAAATGGCTGAGAGCTGGACCGGAGCGAAAATGTATCAAGGGGATGAGTGGATTAGGAACTCTGGGGTTCCATACGTACCTACCATGATGAAAGTCTAA